A window of Maioricimonas rarisocia genomic DNA:
CAAAGCCACGTGACGCATTACTCGGACGCCAGTGCAATTCCCGTGTACAGCGACGATGCCGACGCGGTCGGAGATGCACTCCGCTCTGCCTTCGAGGTGCTGCCCCCCGAAGACATCCTGCGGGAGATCGAACAGGGGCACCGGCTTTCACGGGCAGCGGCCCTGCAGTTTGGTGGTCGACAGCTGCGTCCGCGCGACGTCGAAACGGTCCTTGACTGCACGGACGATGAAGACGAGCTGATCCGCACAGCCGCCATCGACGCCCTGCAGCACTTTGCCGACGATGCGGCCGTCGCGCGGCTGGTGGACCTCGTTCGCCAGGGAGAGGAAACAACCAGCGAGCGGGCCCTCAGCAGCCTGGCCGCCTCGCGTTTTCCCGCCGCTCACAATGCCGTCGTCGCACTGCTCGAGCGGGGCATTCCCATGTCCCGCAAATCGCTCATTCTCGTCCTGGCCCGCCGTCCCCGTCCACAGTGGACCGAGGAGTTCGTTGACGCGGCCAGCGACGACGACCCGGAAGTCCGTCTGGCGGCACTGCGTGCGCTGGAACGGATTGGCCATCCCCGCCGTCCGGAACTGCTTTCCGAGGCGCTTAAGTCCGATCACGAACCACTCCGCAAAGAGGCGTTCCGCCAGCTGGTGCAACTCGCCGACCCCGACCGGGAGGCTCTCGCTGTCAACTACGCGCTCGAACGCCTGAAGACAGAGCCCCCCGATGGCTACATGACAACACTTCTGACACGGACTCGCGATGCCCGTGCTGCACCGCTGCTGATCGAACACCTCAAGCAGAAGAAACCATCGAACCCGCAGAATATCGTGCGACTGCTGGCTCAGATCGGCGGTCCCGATGTCGATGCCGAGCTCGCAGAGCACTACCCGAAGGTCTCCGAACACGTTCAGGCCACGATTCTCGAAGTGCTCAGCCAGCTTCATTCGCCACTTGTCCGCAATCTGGCTGCCGACGCCCTGCTCTCAAAGCAGAGTTCGCTCGTCAACTCGGCAGCGAACGCCATGCTGACCGACGGAAGTGACGACGCGGTCAAGGTTCTGGCGACCGCGCTTGCTGCGACCGACCGCAACAACAACTGGTCCTACATCTGCAATGCGCTTTCGAACATCGGAACTCCCGCCGCCCGGGCTGTACTCCGCCAGGCCCGCAAGACTTCCGACGAGAATCTGCAACGCATCGTCGTCCAGGCCCTGCGGAACCTGAGTGCACGCTCGACGGGTGGCCAGCTGATGCGACAGGCTCAGGCGTCGATGCGACAGGACAAGTGGAAGGATGCCGAAGAACAGTACTCGGTCGCCCTCGAACTCGACCCCGATCTGCTGGAAGCCTGGCAGGGGCGAGGCAATGCCCGACTGAAACTCGAACGCTTCAAGGAGGCGGCCGAAGACTTTCAGCAGGTGCTGGAAATCGATCCCGACGACGGCGAGGCCATTACCGGACTCGGCGTCGCGCTGGCCGTCCAGGGGGACCACGAAAAGGCAGTGAAGCTGGTCACGGAGAAGGCAGACAAGTTCGAAAAGGACGTGATCTTTGCCTATAACACCGCCTGCGTGTACGGCCGGGCCGCCGAAAGTCTCGCCAAGACCGCCGAGTCCGATGAACGGGACGAGCAGATCGAGGCGTATCGCGAGGCGGCGATCGCGGCACTCGAGAAGTCGATTGAACTCGGCTTCGCCGACGAGAAGCTGATGAAGTCGGACCCGGACCTCAATTCGCTGCGCGACACTGACGGTTTCAAAACGCTGATGCACCGGCTCAACGGACCGGCTGCCGAGGAGCCTGCCCCGGAACCGGAAACGGACGGAGAATCAGACACGTTCTGATCCCGCGTGGGGAACCGTTGCTGCCAGCGACCGAATTCGACTGCCTGACTGCTCCATGGACTTTCATCCCGACGACACCATCGCCGCGATCGCCTCGGCTCCCGGTCCGGGCTGGAATGGCATCATTCGGGTCAGCGGTCCTCTTGTACGGGATGTCGTGCAGGAGGTCTTCACGGCCACCGATCCGTCGGACTGGTCGCAGCGGAAGCAGCCGTGGCGTCACCCGGG
This region includes:
- a CDS encoding HEAT repeat domain-containing protein, producing the protein MLRRDTRYFAILLLAGLMVPTGLPRQLQADDNPAPPPIITPATPPTSPQPNPPAPSERDKALASLEEIKSEVERVAPGQSLQDESLAVVAVVEQSHIGSTNYYTADGVKYFATRVTLVNRTDETLTIPKSSFELTADQQTFTLEQSAKSIRQMPLQVGNRTEPANRLQPQTDVEVPGGEQVSTWLMFAGLEKGPHVPQLTLRFDAKGKTQTVDLTLFHRGLLKLDVQKIGPRGALGLITIGGLLDSVSAAHLTDALDQLAIDGVARCVIRWSDDASPVTSLIMNWLVTSRIDQRRQNRRNSELPRITESIRDMRLATVPRQSHVTHYSDASAIPVYSDDADAVGDALRSAFEVLPPEDILREIEQGHRLSRAAALQFGGRQLRPRDVETVLDCTDDEDELIRTAAIDALQHFADDAAVARLVDLVRQGEETTSERALSSLAASRFPAAHNAVVALLERGIPMSRKSLILVLARRPRPQWTEEFVDAASDDDPEVRLAALRALERIGHPRRPELLSEALKSDHEPLRKEAFRQLVQLADPDREALAVNYALERLKTEPPDGYMTTLLTRTRDARAAPLLIEHLKQKKPSNPQNIVRLLAQIGGPDVDAELAEHYPKVSEHVQATILEVLSQLHSPLVRNLAADALLSKQSSLVNSAANAMLTDGSDDAVKVLATALAATDRNNNWSYICNALSNIGTPAARAVLRQARKTSDENLQRIVVQALRNLSARSTGGQLMRQAQASMRQDKWKDAEEQYSVALELDPDLLEAWQGRGNARLKLERFKEAAEDFQQVLEIDPDDGEAITGLGVALAVQGDHEKAVKLVTEKADKFEKDVIFAYNTACVYGRAAESLAKTAESDERDEQIEAYREAAIAALEKSIELGFADEKLMKSDPDLNSLRDTDGFKTLMHRLNGPAAEEPAPEPETDGESDTF